In the Quercus lobata isolate SW786 chromosome 5, ValleyOak3.0 Primary Assembly, whole genome shotgun sequence genome, one interval contains:
- the LOC115990696 gene encoding F-box protein At3g07870-like, protein MVKFPSDVLFEIFSRLPIKSLLKFRSVSQQWRNIIDDPHLAYMQHSRCVEEPKILLLDHHTQNEKPIDVTVTNVGVFLNADLNLVAKFSKSVTCYLEDCCNGLLCLSKSYDDRFLVLFNPLRQQVLPLPPSSASPKLRSRKYGFWFDRPKNTYNIVVVAVFLRESVDEKPCYKLRAEVYTLGTSSWRPLSRGPPCRLVGKPIFACGALHWQGPCKYNGDIGNIVSFDVRKEEFGLISPPKYDCLGYLLDLGGNLAMVDHSAMYFNRHIDIWVMKEYEKKEWVKEYKIDLKSHIERQYGHGVQVEVIGLCKLGQILLRQNENLLSYNLETGVLRNIPIPGFGLETNVLIYRGSLLSISSFH, encoded by the coding sequence ATGGTGAAGTTTCCCTCAGATGTCCTCTTCGAAATCTTTTCACGACTACCCATCAAGTCACTTCTCAAATTCAGATCCGTCTCTCAACAATGGCGCAATATCATTGATGATCCACACCTTGCTTACATGCAACATTCTCGCTGTGTTGAAGAACCCAAAATCCTACTTCTCGATCATCACACCCAAAACGAAAAACCAATAGATGTAACAGTTACAAATGTTGGGGTCTTCTTGAACGCTGACTTGAATTTAGTTGCAAAGTTCTCAAAATCAGTGACATGTTACCTAGAGGATTGTTGCAATGGTTTGCTTTGCCTTTCAAAAAGTTATGATGATAGATTCTTGGTTTTGTTTAATCCTCTAAGGCAACAAGTTCTACCACTGCCACCATCTTCAGCCTCTCCTAAGCTACGCAGTAGAAAATATGGATTCTGGTTCGACCGTCCAAAGAACACATACaacattgttgttgttgcagtTTTCTTACGCGAAAGTGTTGATGAAAAACCATGCTACAAGTTGCGTGCTGAAGTTTACACTCTTGGTACAAGCTCATGGAGGCCTCTTAGCAGAGGTCCTCCTTGCCGTTTAGTTGGAAAGCCTATATTTGCATGTGGAGCTCTTCATTGGCAAGGACCTTGTAAATATAATGGTGATATTGGGAATATTGTTTCTTTTGATGTTAGGAAGGAAGAATTTGGCTTGATTTCTCCGCCCAAATATGATTGCCTTGGATATTTGCTTGATCTAGGGGGAAACTTGGCTATGGTTGATCACTCGGCTATGTACTTTAATAGACACATTGACATATGGGTAATGAAGGaatatgaaaagaaagaatgggTCAAAGAATACAAAATTGATCTAAAATCCCATATTGAGAGGCAATATGGTCATGGTGTACAGGTCGAAGTTATAGGGCTATGCAAGCTTGGCCAAATACTATTAAGGCAAAATGAAAATCTTCTTTCCTATAACCTAGAGACTGGTGTGCTAAGGAACATCCCAATTCCAGGATTTGGCCTTGAAACGAATGTCTTAATTTACAGGGGTAGCCTACTATCAATTTCTAGTTTTCATTGA
- the LOC115992676 gene encoding myosin heavy chain, striated muscle: protein MNWSRAFSSPELVPPSTNYNENPEECSLEGVSTNVKLLLKLIQDHNEASTKDSDERMLLRVAGMITIVDDVKSRIENFQSSGKKKELRRCYTDVKHNAPKDKKSQDPETDEKERLRKELNASLAAQKNLEVMCSSLGKEKDIIASELARKVQELNGMEELTNDLKAQNEILLGKLQTCKEEHKEKKSGGMEAQGNASLLERNKTLAEKLLKSLDAYRSLKRKFKDTKEENIAILAAMEEMRMEVKAGLDRICSLKQRMAASKNKQPVDDVEEEISALEHLFEGINMKITKYSHNKKSDCVKPKAGINASNPSVLA, encoded by the exons ATGAATTGGTCTCGAGCATTTTCATCACCGGAACTAGTACCACCTTCGACAAATTATAACGAAAATCCAGAAGAATGTAGTTTAGAAg GTGTTTCAACGAATGTTAAGCTACTACTAAAACTAATCCAAGATCATAATGAGGCAAGCACAAAAGACAGTGACGAACGCATGCTGCTAAGAGTGGCCGGAATGATAACAATCGTTGATGATGTTAAATCCcggattgaaaattttcaatcttctggaaagaaaaaggagcttAGGCGGTGCTACACAGATGTTAAGCATAATGCTCCAAAGGACAAAAAGTCACAAGATCCAGAAACTGATGAGAAAGAAAGGTTAAGAAAAGAACTCAATGCAAGCTTGGCAGCACAAAAGAACCTTGAAGTAATGTGTTCAAGTTTGGGAAAGGAGAAGGATATTATTGCATCAGAGCTTGCAAGAAAGGTCCAAGAATTGAATGGCATGGAGGAACTTACTAATGATCTTAAAGCGCAAAATGAGATTTTGTTAGGCAAATTGCAAACTTGCAAAGAAGAACACAAAGAGAAGAAGTCTGGTGGGATGGAGGCTCAAGGGAATGCATCTCTTCTAGAGCGAAACAAGACGCTTGCAGAGAAATTACTCAAGTCACTTGATGCGTATCGATCCTTAAAGAGAAAGTTTAAAGATACAAAAGAGGAAAACATTGCTATTCTTGCAGCAATGGAAGAAATGAGGATGGAAGTTAAAGCTGGCCTTGATAGAATATGCAGCTTGAAGCAACGAATGGCCGCCTCAAAGAATAAACAACCAGTGGATGATGTTGAAGAGGAGATTTCAGCATTAGAGCACTTGTTTGAGGGCATTAATATGAAAATAACAAAGTACAGTCACAATAAGAAGAGTGATTGTGTCAAACCGAAAGCTGGGATCAATGCCAGTAACCCTTCTGTTCTAGCATGA